In a single window of the Mesoplodon densirostris isolate mMesDen1 chromosome 18, mMesDen1 primary haplotype, whole genome shotgun sequence genome:
- the ALKBH5 gene encoding RNA demethylase ALKBH5: MAAASGYTDLREKLKSMTSRDNYKAGSREAAAAAAAAVAAAAAAAAAAEPYAAPGAKRKYPEDSDPERSDFEEQQLQKEEEARKVKSGIRQMRLFSQDECAKIEARIDEVVSRAEKGLYNEHTVDRAPLRNKYFFGEGYTYGAQLQKRGPGQERLYPPGDVDEIPEWVHQLVIQKLVEHRVIPEGFVNSAVINDYQPGGCIVSHVDPIHIFERPIVSVSFFSDSALCFGCKFQFKPIRVSEPVLSLPVRRGSVTVLSGYAADEITHCIRPQDIKERRAVIILRKTRLDAPRLETKSLSSSVLPPSYASDRLSGSNRDPALKPKRSHRKADPDAAHRPRILEMDKEENRRSVLLPTHRRRGSFSSENYWRKSYEPGEDCSEAAGSPARKVKMRRH, encoded by the exons ATGGCGGCCGCCAGCGGCTACACGGACCTGCGGGAGAAGCTCAAGTCCATGACGTCCCGGGACAACTACAAGGCGGGCAGTCGGGaggccgcggccgccgccgccgccgccgtggccgccgccgccgcggccgccgccgcggCCGAGCCCTACGCGGCGCCCGGGGCCAAGCGCAAGTACCCAGAGGACTCGGACCCCGAGCGCAGCGACTTCGAGGAGCAACAGCTGCAGAAGGAGGAGGAAGCGCGCAAGGTGAAGAGCGGTATCCGCCAGATGCGCCTGTTCAGCCAGGACGAGTGCGCCAAGATCGAGGCCCGCATCGACGAGGTGGTGTCCCGCGCCGAGAAGGGCCTGTACAACGAGCACACGGTGGACCGGGCCCCGCTGCGCAACAAGTACTTCTTCGGCGAGGGCTACACGTACGGCGCCCAGCTGCAGAAGCGCGGGCCCGGCCAGGAGCGCCTGTACCCGCCGGGCGACGTGGACGAGATCCCCGAGTGGGTGCACCAGCTGGTGATCCAGAAGCTGGTGGAGCACCGCGTCATCCCCGAGGGCTTCGTCAACAGCGCCGTCATCAACGACTACCAGCCCGGCGGCTGCATCGTGTCTCACGTGGACCCCATCCACATCTTCGAGCGCCCCATCGTGTCCGTGTCCTTCTTCAGCGACTCCGCGCTCTGCTTCGGCTGCAAGTTCCAGTTCAAGCCTATCCGGGTGTCGGAGCCCGTGCTTTCCCTGCCGGTGCGCAGGGGGAGCGTGACTGTGCTCAG TGGATATGCTGCTGATGAAATCACTCACTGCATCCGGCCTCAGGACATCAAGGAGCGCAGAGCAGTCATCATCCTCAGGAA GACGAGATTGGATGCGCCCCGGTTGGAAACAAAGTCCCTGAGCAGCTCCGTGTTACCACCCAGCTATGCCTCAGATCGTCTGTCGGGAAGCAACAGGGACCCCGCTCTGAAACCCAAGCGGTCCCACCGCAAGGCAGACCCTGATGCTGCCCACAG GCCTCGGATCCTGGAGATGGACAAGGAGGAGAACCGGCGCTCGGTGCTGCTGCCCACACACCGGCGGAGGGGCAGCTTCAGCTCGGAGAACTACTGGCGCAAGTCCTACGAGCCCGGGGAGGACTGCTCGGAGGCGGCGGGCAGCCCCGCCCGCAAGGTGAAGATGCGGCGGCACTGA